The proteins below come from a single Halobacteriovorax sp. GB3 genomic window:
- a CDS encoding radical SAM protein yields MSCKITSLKKSDIHEIEMDLTGTCNLQCPLCTRNYAHAQHLIKKHIRPLSEITKQLDEFENLELFYMAGNFSEPTLYPEIFGLCKYLVDRGVAIDLFTNGSTKNPEFWAELGKILSHEDKVYFTICGSNQELHEKYRVGSKLEKILENHRAFKNACEHPIDYIQHIKFEYNAQDLESKEMKAIINRFSKIYFVDTEGQRTFNEYVKSFNSNDVRPEDERKRAIDALFKIKPSPGEEVEIKCMSLRDRKIYINQFGEISPCYGHAEFEGPGHFSGDVFDYGEVLSFKYKDCFKCEKRIQKLIEVMGLDFVC; encoded by the coding sequence ATGAGTTGTAAGATAACAAGCCTTAAAAAATCAGATATCCACGAAATCGAAATGGATTTAACGGGAACTTGTAACTTACAATGCCCATTGTGCACAAGAAATTATGCCCATGCTCAACATTTGATTAAAAAACATATTCGTCCACTTAGTGAAATTACGAAGCAATTAGATGAATTTGAAAATCTAGAGCTTTTTTATATGGCCGGAAACTTCTCTGAGCCGACTCTTTATCCCGAAATATTTGGTCTTTGTAAGTACCTCGTTGATAGAGGAGTTGCGATTGATCTTTTCACTAATGGGAGTACTAAAAACCCTGAGTTTTGGGCCGAATTAGGAAAGATCTTATCGCACGAAGATAAAGTTTACTTCACTATTTGTGGATCTAATCAGGAATTACATGAAAAATATAGAGTGGGAAGTAAACTTGAGAAAATCCTGGAAAACCATCGCGCTTTTAAAAATGCTTGCGAGCATCCAATTGACTATATTCAACACATAAAGTTTGAATACAATGCACAGGATCTTGAATCAAAGGAAATGAAAGCGATTATTAATCGGTTTTCTAAAATTTATTTCGTCGATACAGAAGGTCAAAGAACATTTAATGAATACGTTAAGAGTTTTAATAGCAATGATGTTCGACCGGAAGATGAAAGAAAAAGAGCAATCGATGCTCTTTTTAAAATCAAACCTTCTCCTGGGGAAGAAGTAGAAATAAAATGTATGTCTCTTAGAGATAGGAAAATATATATCAATCAATTTGGAGAGATTTCTCCTTGTTATGGACATGCCGAATTCGAAGGACCAGGTCACTTTAGTGGAGATGTTTTCGATTATGGTGAGGTTTTAAGCTTTAAATACAAAGATTGCTTTAAGTGCGAAAAGAGAATCCAGAAATTGATTGAAGTCATGGGGTTAGATTTTGTTTGCTAA
- a CDS encoding radical SAM protein, giving the protein MNKLPDKLSKEEILEIELELTGTCNLDCPLCSRSYENAKHLIKYNERSVEEIKKQLDEYPNIEMCCMAGIISEPTLHKRFLEIIEYLRSRNIAIELYSNASVHSEKWWAELATLMGPCDRVFFTICGSNQELHEKYRVNSSLEKILNNHRAFKNNCEHPIDTLQHIKFEYNSEDFESKEMQAIRARFSREENINTLPYNERFKFIEDEDNKIKLSSELARSYNLIAKNAKRRYQKNKSGEMKCQMRCKSLEERFVAIDQFGEITPCFLYRIYNGDEKFNLDYTKINKFTYDFCYECEAVTTQMLEDNGLERMG; this is encoded by the coding sequence ATGAATAAGCTGCCTGATAAATTGAGTAAAGAAGAAATTTTGGAAATCGAACTCGAATTGACGGGAACTTGTAATCTAGACTGTCCTCTTTGTTCAAGAAGTTATGAAAATGCAAAGCATCTCATTAAATATAATGAAAGAAGTGTAGAGGAAATTAAAAAACAGCTCGATGAATATCCAAATATCGAAATGTGCTGCATGGCCGGAATTATATCAGAGCCAACTCTTCATAAGAGATTTCTAGAGATTATTGAATATTTAAGATCGAGAAATATTGCTATTGAACTATATTCTAATGCTTCTGTTCACTCAGAAAAATGGTGGGCAGAACTGGCAACACTCATGGGACCTTGTGATCGAGTATTCTTCACAATTTGTGGATCGAATCAGGAACTTCACGAAAAGTATCGAGTAAATTCTTCTCTTGAAAAGATACTAAATAATCATAGGGCTTTTAAAAATAATTGTGAACATCCCATTGATACACTTCAACACATTAAATTCGAATATAATAGTGAAGACTTTGAATCGAAAGAAATGCAAGCGATAAGGGCGAGGTTTTCTAGAGAAGAAAATATTAATACTCTTCCCTATAATGAAAGATTTAAATTCATAGAAGATGAGGATAATAAAATCAAGCTATCGAGTGAGTTAGCTCGATCTTATAATCTAATCGCAAAAAATGCCAAGAGGCGCTATCAGAAAAATAAAAGCGGTGAGATGAAGTGTCAGATGCGTTGTAAAAGTCTTGAGGAGAGATTTGTAGCGATTGATCAATTTGGAGAAATTACTCCATGCTTTCTCTATCGAATATACAATGGAGATGAGAAATTTAATCTCGATTACACGAAGATAAATAAGTTTACCTATGATTTTTGTTACGAGTGTGAAGCCGTTACGACTCAGATGTTAGAGGATAACGGATTAGAGAGAATGGGGTAA
- a CDS encoding radical SAM protein, with protein MDYNIFSSTGLKLVEDKYNQRAKLDTGTFCNYECYFCYYLNDLDKITPVDIIKKRAKKLRDFGISEVDLSGGESAVHRDWFQILDYCNELGFTHISALTNGSKFANLDFAKKSFQHGLKELLFSVHGYDEKSHDEIVGRKGAYRKILKAISNCKEVGIRIRINCTVTNKNFDFLESHYVDLINQIKPEQLNFLPLNYWEDANKLEVHSYNLLSESIKKAIDKLNPEIEINVRYIPYCFMKGYEKYVVGVYQHIFDRDDWNIMTYEVDQFEVKEVSIKDYFEVAKRKREYTYSKKKECFDCKYFFICDGVEKKVVSEQELYPVRGEKIEDVNFYRRGHYPICDYNRENGNE; from the coding sequence TTGGATTATAATATTTTTAGCTCAACAGGGTTAAAACTCGTTGAGGATAAATACAATCAAAGAGCAAAATTAGATACAGGAACATTCTGTAATTATGAGTGCTATTTTTGTTATTATCTCAATGACCTCGATAAAATAACTCCAGTCGATATCATAAAAAAAAGAGCAAAGAAACTTAGAGACTTTGGTATTAGTGAAGTTGATTTAAGCGGTGGAGAAAGTGCCGTTCATAGAGATTGGTTTCAAATTCTAGATTATTGTAATGAGCTGGGATTTACTCATATTTCGGCACTAACAAATGGCTCTAAGTTTGCTAATTTAGATTTTGCTAAAAAATCATTCCAGCATGGTCTCAAAGAATTACTTTTTAGTGTTCATGGATATGATGAAAAAAGTCACGATGAAATTGTTGGACGCAAGGGGGCCTATCGAAAGATTTTAAAGGCCATATCAAATTGCAAAGAAGTTGGAATTCGCATTCGTATCAATTGCACTGTTACAAATAAGAATTTTGATTTTCTTGAATCTCACTATGTCGATTTAATTAATCAGATAAAACCAGAACAATTAAATTTTCTTCCTCTTAACTACTGGGAAGATGCTAATAAACTTGAAGTACATAGTTATAATCTATTAAGTGAATCAATCAAAAAGGCAATTGATAAGCTTAATCCCGAAATTGAAATCAATGTACGCTACATCCCATATTGCTTTATGAAAGGCTATGAGAAATATGTTGTAGGTGTATATCAGCATATTTTTGATCGTGATGACTGGAATATAATGACATACGAAGTTGATCAGTTCGAAGTAAAAGAAGTCTCAATAAAAGATTATTTTGAAGTAGCAAAAAGAAAGAGAGAATACACGTATTCAAAGAAAAAAGAATGCTTTGATTGTAAATATTTTTTCATCTGCGATGGTGTGGAGAAAAAAGTTGTAAGCGAGCAAGAACTCTATCCTGTTCGTGGGGAAAAAATCGAAGATGTGAATTTTTATCGCAGAGGGCATTATCCTATTTGTGATTATAATAGGGAGAATGGCAATGAATAA
- a CDS encoding radical SAM protein: MVDLVNEQNRKLDKKVKGYFNLEITTSALCDLSCTYCFEGEKVDPARLDGDLPLIFKRIDAILDNKEWFQEKYSGLNISLWGGEPTLNPGFIVTLMKKYENHDNVDFHLYTNAFNMKNMNKIIEHVDLSKLRVQVSYDGRAINDNFRLSKNKKTSSNQVINNLYELARRGVNVSVKSTLPIDSMENIYSCWTDFYEIQELLWKVSPTININYAPTVDYITKFTLEEKQGAIEEFRKQFLKIAKREIEFYREHGRYLCSWFGGDDNRKHCAAGYNMAAIDQRGNLYACHGAIYSKHKEELAHTDIYDDDFVEKLIAYTSKFEKPLQSTAKECQECVATTCMICPVASHEKSDKEEFFDKWKDNWVNELCGFFKTFGEIDRAVQKYIYANMMKSKREKEVEHGL, encoded by the coding sequence ATGGTTGATTTAGTAAACGAGCAAAATAGAAAATTAGATAAAAAAGTAAAAGGTTATTTCAATCTCGAAATCACGACTTCTGCGCTTTGTGATTTAAGTTGTACTTATTGCTTTGAAGGAGAGAAAGTTGACCCTGCTAGACTTGACGGTGATCTTCCTCTTATTTTTAAAAGAATCGATGCCATTCTAGATAATAAAGAATGGTTTCAAGAAAAATATAGTGGATTAAATATTTCCCTTTGGGGAGGGGAGCCAACGCTTAACCCTGGCTTTATTGTGACGCTGATGAAGAAGTATGAGAATCATGATAATGTTGATTTTCATCTTTATACGAATGCGTTCAATATGAAGAATATGAATAAGATTATCGAGCATGTCGATCTATCTAAGCTTCGTGTTCAAGTCTCTTATGATGGAAGAGCTATTAATGATAATTTCCGTCTATCGAAAAATAAAAAGACATCAAGTAATCAGGTTATTAATAACCTCTATGAATTAGCACGAAGAGGTGTCAACGTTAGTGTAAAGTCAACGTTACCAATTGATAGCATGGAAAATATCTATTCTTGTTGGACCGATTTCTATGAAATTCAAGAATTACTTTGGAAAGTCTCTCCGACAATCAATATCAATTATGCACCGACTGTTGATTACATTACGAAATTTACTCTTGAAGAAAAACAAGGGGCAATTGAAGAATTTAGAAAGCAGTTTTTAAAAATTGCAAAGCGCGAAATTGAATTTTACCGCGAGCACGGACGTTATCTTTGTTCTTGGTTTGGTGGTGATGATAATAGAAAGCACTGTGCAGCGGGATATAACATGGCCGCCATTGATCAACGCGGGAACCTCTACGCTTGTCACGGAGCAATTTATTCGAAACACAAAGAAGAGTTAGCACATACCGATATTTATGATGATGACTTTGTAGAAAAGCTCATCGCCTATACATCAAAGTTTGAAAAACCACTTCAGTCAACAGCAAAAGAATGTCAGGAGTGCGTTGCTACCACTTGTATGATTTGTCCTGTTGCCAGTCATGAAAAGAGTGATAAAGAAGAGTTCTTTGATAAGTGGAAAGATAATTGGGTAAATGAACTTTGCGGATTTTTTAAAACATTTGGTGAAATCGATAGAGCAGTTCAGAAATATATTTATGCAAATATGATGAAATCAAAAAGAGAAAAAGAGGTAGAACATGGCCTGTAG
- a CDS encoding radical SAM protein — protein MKTLSIAFSEACNLNCSYCNVDKLSKKSIDENLFLHSFSEVRRNNPNERIKIDFYGGEPLLHWNKIVRITKELSSDPQVEFYMPTNGLLLDEEKVRFLNDYSVKVSLSYDGLWQDAKRIQHDGQGTNHLYEKKFPIIRELNDLACHSMIDPGNSNLLENHLYILEKLGLNPDLTLIRDVDIWSYEQAQAVNQGFSELVDWYIDSCDEVEIPKIVLNYLRHVIRYGAKGHTSHNCGAGDQHLSYTENKLIPCNRFKNSDLVDKIEEYRLMEECEQCVVKNYCRKGCLFENIKNEGPIDEICTMYKHFYREVQRMTRELKNNRVFKELLKREIYES, from the coding sequence ATGAAAACACTTTCCATTGCATTCTCTGAAGCTTGTAATTTAAATTGCTCCTATTGCAATGTCGATAAACTTTCAAAAAAGTCGATTGATGAAAATCTCTTTCTCCATTCATTTAGTGAGGTGAGAAGGAATAATCCGAATGAAAGAATCAAAATAGACTTTTATGGGGGAGAACCACTCCTTCATTGGAATAAAATTGTTCGCATAACCAAAGAGCTTTCTTCTGATCCACAAGTCGAATTTTATATGCCGACAAATGGTCTATTACTTGATGAAGAGAAGGTGAGATTTCTTAACGATTACTCGGTAAAGGTATCTCTTTCTTACGATGGTCTTTGGCAAGATGCTAAAAGAATACAGCACGATGGACAGGGAACAAATCATCTCTATGAAAAGAAATTTCCAATCATACGTGAATTAAATGACCTTGCGTGTCACTCGATGATCGATCCTGGAAATAGTAATCTCTTAGAAAACCATCTCTATATTCTAGAGAAATTGGGGCTTAATCCAGATTTAACACTTATTCGTGATGTTGATATTTGGAGTTATGAGCAAGCACAGGCCGTCAATCAGGGCTTTAGCGAGCTTGTGGACTGGTACATTGACTCCTGTGATGAGGTTGAAATACCTAAGATTGTTTTAAATTATCTTCGCCATGTTATTCGATATGGTGCTAAGGGTCACACTTCTCATAATTGCGGTGCTGGTGATCAGCATCTCTCTTATACGGAGAATAAATTAATTCCCTGTAATAGGTTTAAGAATTCCGATCTTGTTGATAAAATCGAAGAGTATAGATTAATGGAAGAATGTGAGCAGTGTGTAGTTAAGAACTACTGTCGTAAGGGTTGTCTCTTTGAAAATATAAAGAACGAAGGGCCAATTGATGAAATCTGCACCATGTACAAACATTTCTATCGTGAAGTGCAACGAATGACACGAGAGTTAAAAAACAATAGGGTGTTTAAAGAGCTCTTGAAGAGAGAAATTTATGAATCTTAA
- a CDS encoding HIT family protein → MCLICRRIEESQKTEDSFIIHEFKHSFFVVGAHQYFKGYCQLLLKDHYGDLTDLPRDMQEEFLSEVMLAGKIVKDHFNAFRINYSCIGNEVEHVHYHIFPRYEEELNTVENKNPWFNAKDFDNHKIDNDQARKLASEIRSTIVSSYPDIASTK, encoded by the coding sequence ATGTGTTTAATTTGTCGTAGAATTGAAGAAAGTCAAAAGACTGAAGACTCATTTATTATCCACGAATTTAAACATTCATTTTTCGTTGTTGGGGCCCATCAATACTTCAAAGGTTATTGTCAGCTTCTCTTAAAAGATCACTACGGTGATTTAACGGATCTTCCTAGGGACATGCAAGAAGAGTTTTTATCTGAAGTTATGCTCGCTGGAAAAATAGTGAAAGATCACTTCAATGCTTTTCGTATTAATTACTCTTGTATTGGAAACGAAGTTGAACATGTTCACTATCATATATTTCCTCGCTATGAAGAAGAGCTTAATACAGTTGAAAACAAGAACCCTTGGTTTAATGCGAAAGACTTCGATAATCATAAAATAGATAATGATCAAGCCCGCAAGCTCGCAAGTGAGATTCGCTCTACTATTGTTTCGTCATACCCTGATATAGCGAGTACCAAATAA
- a CDS encoding GNAT family N-acetyltransferase, with the protein MTAKVKLEVRNATLNDIKGIYLLIEKAYQDLEDYSKNIIRGQITNFEEGCFVAVLNDEIVGYSASIILSEKVALAPHTWMGITGSGYGSTHDDEGDYLYGYETCVDPEVRGHRIGQRLYNARKNLVKFLRLKGIVFAGRVPNLRKKRKQVKDVYDYIEKVKDRKIRDTTLGFQLRNGFEVIGILDRYLPSDRDSLGYGVHLIWNNPEYSSRENPGKKPIQQDSVRVVCVQYQQRGIKSFEEFENIVEYYVDVTGDYRADFVLFPELFTMQLLSIKNEEISPSEAIEHMTSYTEKVKELFQRLAVKYNVNIIAGSHPTKVGEKVQNISYICLRDGQIHEQAKIHPTPDEKYWWNIEGGDEVKVIDTDCGPIGVLVCYDSEFPELTRHLVNQGINMLFVPYLTDNRQAYCRVKYCCQARAIENQIYVAMAGNVGNLPRVHNVDIQYSQSCILTPCDFPFAKDGVAADTTPNVEMVAIADLRLDTLQESRQNGAVRNLKDRRHDLYSVVWHHRK; encoded by the coding sequence ATGACTGCTAAGGTTAAGCTTGAAGTTCGTAATGCGACATTAAATGATATTAAAGGAATTTATCTCTTAATTGAGAAGGCCTATCAAGATCTAGAAGACTATTCAAAAAATATAATTCGAGGACAAATAACAAATTTCGAAGAGGGATGTTTTGTTGCCGTTTTAAATGATGAAATTGTTGGTTACTCAGCAAGTATCATTCTTTCTGAGAAAGTTGCTCTTGCTCCTCATACGTGGATGGGAATCACTGGTAGTGGTTACGGTTCTACTCACGATGATGAAGGGGATTATCTCTATGGCTATGAAACGTGTGTTGATCCAGAAGTTCGCGGGCATCGTATTGGTCAGAGACTTTATAATGCAAGAAAAAATCTCGTTAAGTTTTTACGATTAAAAGGAATTGTTTTTGCTGGAAGAGTTCCAAATCTTAGAAAAAAGAGAAAACAAGTTAAAGATGTTTACGACTATATTGAAAAAGTAAAAGATAGAAAAATTCGAGACACGACCTTGGGCTTCCAGCTTCGAAATGGTTTTGAAGTGATTGGTATTTTAGATCGCTACCTCCCATCGGATAGAGATTCCCTAGGGTACGGTGTTCATCTCATTTGGAATAATCCAGAATATTCATCTCGTGAAAATCCTGGAAAGAAGCCAATCCAACAAGATTCTGTAAGAGTTGTTTGCGTTCAATATCAACAAAGAGGAATTAAGAGCTTTGAAGAGTTCGAAAATATAGTTGAGTACTATGTTGATGTGACGGGTGACTATCGAGCAGATTTCGTTTTATTTCCTGAACTTTTTACGATGCAGCTTCTCTCAATTAAAAATGAGGAAATCTCTCCAAGTGAGGCGATTGAGCATATGACAAGCTATACAGAAAAAGTAAAAGAATTATTTCAACGTTTAGCTGTTAAATACAACGTTAATATTATCGCTGGATCTCACCCAACAAAAGTTGGAGAGAAGGTTCAAAATATTAGTTATATCTGTTTGCGTGATGGACAAATTCACGAACAAGCAAAAATTCATCCGACACCTGATGAGAAGTATTGGTGGAATATTGAAGGTGGAGATGAAGTTAAAGTTATCGATACGGACTGTGGACCGATTGGTGTTCTTGTTTGTTATGATAGCGAGTTTCCAGAGCTTACAAGACATCTTGTAAATCAAGGAATCAATATGCTCTTTGTTCCTTACTTAACAGATAATAGACAGGCCTACTGTCGAGTGAAATATTGTTGTCAAGCTAGAGCGATAGAGAATCAAATTTATGTGGCCATGGCCGGAAATGTTGGAAATTTACCACGTGTTCACAATGTTGATATTCAATACTCACAAAGCTGTATTCTAACACCATGTGATTTTCCATTTGCTAAGGATGGTGTTGCTGCAGATACGACGCCGAATGTGGAGATGGTGGCGATTGCTGACTTGCGATTGGATACTCTGCAAGAGTCGAGGCAAAATGGTGCCGTTAGGAATTTAAAAGATAGAAGACATGATCTTTATTCCGTGGTTTGGCACCATAGAAAATAA
- a CDS encoding substrate-binding periplasmic protein has translation MFIRLFIFMTLFISLTSSGPAKVASKEIVLVADMWCPYNCKPGSKLEGILIEVAKKVFEKEGYIVRYRVESWARSIILAKEGKVNGIVGAYRSDAPSFVFPDAAAVVSNDAFITLKNSKLKNLSVEDMRASAKKFGVIKDYSYSEEIDKYITTVSKEKSNLHVLHGDMPVKGLITLLRKKRIDVALEDMNVWNYYLAQMGIDMDEFKKAGSIGSSGVHIAFSPTLDSSKKYAQILSKGIKEMKENGELKKIIASYESIHQSVGANVIP, from the coding sequence ATGTTCATTCGCTTATTTATATTTATGACACTTTTCATCTCCCTCACAAGTTCTGGCCCTGCAAAGGTTGCCAGTAAAGAGATCGTTCTCGTTGCTGATATGTGGTGTCCCTACAACTGTAAGCCTGGTTCAAAATTAGAGGGAATTCTCATTGAGGTTGCTAAAAAGGTTTTTGAAAAAGAAGGTTATATTGTGCGCTACCGTGTTGAAAGCTGGGCCCGTTCTATCATCCTAGCAAAAGAGGGAAAGGTTAACGGTATCGTTGGAGCTTATAGATCAGATGCACCTTCGTTTGTTTTTCCTGATGCTGCTGCAGTTGTTTCAAATGATGCTTTTATTACTTTAAAAAATTCAAAGCTTAAAAACTTATCAGTTGAAGATATGAGAGCAAGTGCTAAAAAGTTTGGAGTGATTAAAGATTATTCTTATTCAGAAGAAATCGATAAGTACATTACGACAGTCTCTAAGGAGAAGTCGAATCTTCATGTTCTCCATGGAGATATGCCTGTTAAAGGTCTCATTACACTGTTAAGAAAGAAGCGAATTGATGTGGCGCTCGAAGATATGAATGTTTGGAATTACTATCTGGCCCAAATGGGAATTGATATGGATGAATTTAAAAAAGCGGGTAGTATTGGATCTTCTGGTGTTCATATCGCTTTTTCTCCAACATTAGATTCTTCTAAGAAATATGCTCAAATTCTTTCAAAAGGAATTAAGGAAATGAAAGAAAATGGAGAGCTTAAAAAAATTATTGCTAGCTATGAATCTATTCATCAATCAGTCGGAGCTAACGTAATTCCCTAA
- a CDS encoding DOPA 4,5-dioxygenase family protein, whose product MNIESYHAHFYYTEETHAKALSILKKAELELEGIEQGKAHQKPVGPHPVWSCQLLVPVARFEEALKWLMNNREELDIFIHPVTGNDLKDHTDYAMWLGKSYELKLERFK is encoded by the coding sequence ATGAATATCGAATCCTACCACGCACATTTTTACTACACAGAAGAAACTCATGCCAAAGCGCTTTCTATTTTAAAAAAGGCCGAGCTAGAACTTGAGGGAATAGAACAAGGTAAGGCCCATCAAAAGCCTGTTGGCCCTCATCCTGTCTGGAGTTGCCAATTGCTCGTTCCCGTTGCTCGATTCGAAGAAGCCCTTAAATGGCTTATGAATAATAGAGAGGAACTAGATATTTTTATTCACCCTGTTACTGGCAACGATTTAAAAGACCATACTGATTATGCCATGTGGTTAGGGAAAAGTTATGAACTCAAATTAGAGCGCTTTAAATAA
- a CDS encoding outer membrane beta-barrel protein, which yields MKKLSTLALALLMSSQAFASGQVFYRYGISKLSEDRGGQIFTDTGAAAGKNDDDQGTSLSAGLDLKLMDCPLSNNSLLGEVYVDYNKFSDKRVANAIGQVAGVEPKVNEVTVSQLAVVIAPKYRFELGKFRPWIIPAGLAFLVNSPPSNTTNYLDVGYHAGVGAEYMVLKELSLGADVRYTAGAGDPQLKVKYTSYGAYLGINF from the coding sequence ATGAAGAAATTAAGTACGCTCGCGCTCGCTCTACTAATGAGTTCTCAAGCATTCGCCTCAGGACAAGTTTTCTATCGTTATGGTATTTCAAAATTATCAGAAGATCGCGGTGGTCAGATTTTTACTGATACAGGTGCCGCAGCAGGAAAGAACGATGATGATCAAGGAACATCACTTTCGGCCGGTCTAGATCTTAAACTAATGGATTGCCCACTTTCAAATAACTCACTACTTGGTGAAGTCTATGTAGATTACAATAAGTTTTCAGATAAGAGAGTTGCAAATGCAATTGGACAAGTTGCTGGTGTTGAACCAAAGGTAAATGAAGTAACAGTTTCTCAATTAGCAGTTGTTATTGCTCCAAAATATCGCTTTGAACTTGGAAAATTTAGACCATGGATTATCCCAGCAGGTCTTGCCTTTCTAGTTAACTCGCCACCATCAAATACAACTAACTACCTTGATGTCGGATATCATGCAGGTGTTGGTGCTGAATATATGGTACTTAAAGAGCTTTCTCTCGGTGCCGATGTTCGCTACACTGCAGGAGCAGGAGACCCACAACTAAAAGTTAAGTACACAAGTTATGGTGCTTACCTTGGTATCAATTTCTAA
- a CDS encoding murein L,D-transpeptidase catalytic domain-containing protein, translated as MKTFIFTLAALFSLQTLSFDQTIYDNFEKVGGNQIALDQLKCFWENNLESSFREGITIKRKRFVTIHDLTKKGNEYRFFIIDLESKEVVAYPSAHGSGKGRLKNKRSLAKHFSNKMGSDLTPSGFFVTGPVYKNWKKWWKFGIRLFGLQKGENEKSYDRGIVIHAAKNSSGSYVDNSMISSLHKTIHNFKSAMTSGMSDGCSAVPPKYWSSIRDMIKDGSLFFVFTEDYLEQGSSYCLKL; from the coding sequence ATGAAAACATTTATCTTTACACTTGCTGCACTATTTTCATTGCAAACACTTTCTTTTGACCAAACGATATATGACAACTTTGAAAAAGTTGGCGGAAACCAAATTGCCTTAGATCAATTGAAATGCTTTTGGGAAAACAATCTAGAGAGCTCTTTTCGTGAGGGGATCACAATAAAGAGAAAGCGGTTTGTGACGATTCACGATTTAACAAAGAAAGGTAATGAATATCGCTTCTTTATTATTGATTTAGAAAGTAAAGAAGTCGTCGCTTATCCTTCTGCCCATGGAAGTGGAAAAGGCCGTCTTAAAAATAAGAGATCGTTGGCGAAGCATTTTTCAAATAAAATGGGCTCGGATTTAACGCCAAGTGGATTCTTTGTTACCGGACCAGTTTATAAGAATTGGAAGAAATGGTGGAAATTTGGAATTCGACTCTTTGGTCTGCAAAAAGGAGAGAATGAAAAGTCATACGATAGGGGAATTGTTATTCACGCTGCTAAAAATAGTAGTGGGAGTTACGTAGATAATTCAATGATCTCAAGCCTGCACAAAACAATACATAATTTTAAATCGGCCATGACTTCTGGGATGTCTGATGGATGCAGTGCGGTTCCTCCAAAGTATTGGAGTTCCATAAGAGATATGATAAAAGATGGTAGTTTATTCTTTGTATTTACGGAAGATTACCTGGAGCAAGGAAGCTCTTATTGCCTCAAGCTTTAA